The DNA region ACATAATCTTGGAGATCCCTGGATgctaaatacctttggaaaaggagatgttcctgacaggtgaaaatcaactctgattggtgaaCAGTTAATGAGGGGGTGGACACATTAAtggaggtgggctaaaagtcttcagctccccTTCTGCTGAGAATGTGACTTGATCAtgccactcagctgcctctagccatctggacaaaggaatctgtctctacccagaccactctgcttggttttctcctttataaGCTGGGTTACCCTAGACTACAATAGGGGTGCTGGAAGGGCATAGACTTACTTCCTAAGGGCTAGAATTCACCTAAATTAGATTTTGTTTGTAAGGCCTTCTAGTTAGGTGTGGTCCCACCCAAGATTTGAAGAGCAGGTGCCCAGAGGATTTGGACAATCTCATCTGTCAGCAATGTCCCTCAGAGACTGACTGAATGACCTACAAGGACTGGTCcctgaatgagaaaatagaaaggaagaactCTAATCCTAACTTAATGATTGcttattaatataagagaaaatAATAGTTTCTATCAGGTCAGAGGTGTGAATTCATACTAGTGGATCCTAGATTTCAGTGGACAGATGAAGAGAGCTAGTCTAGGTTCATGTAGATTATTTTTCTACCAGAAGGTTTGGGGGAGACTTTGCATTTCACAAAGAGTCGAAGGCAATCTGTAGGGCTTGACTCTGGTGGACATCTGTGTATCTTTATGTGTGAGGACATGATACCAGCTTTGTCTTCTGGCTTCTCCTAAATGAGCTTCCATTGGACAGCTCCCCATTGCAGAGCAAATAGCTATTTCTAACAGAGGACTGGAGAGGGGCTTACATTAGGCTATTATTTTTAATACTTCTGACAGACACTTGGGAATAAGACTCTGAACTTGGTGTAATAACAATAATGGCTAGCATTCATataggaggcagccaggtggctcagtggatagagagctgggtctggagtcaggaagatctgaattcaaatttggcctcagacgcttaatagctctgtgatcctgggcaaatcagttaacctctgtttgccttaatttactggagaaggaaatgacaaaccactccagcatctttgccaaggaaatcccatggacagcattggagtgctatggtccatgggccatgaagagttggacacaactgaacaatagaaataaaaataaattatatggcactttgtttgcaaagtgctttacaaatattatttgattctcacaataccACTGAGAGATTCTTTAgtgagtcgtgtctgactcttcgtgaccccatttggggttttcttggcaaagatactgcagtggtttgccatgtcattctccagctcattttacagatgaggatactcaGAAGTAGGGACTATTATTAGCTCTATTTTAGAGACTAAAGAAACTAAGGTAACAGagcttaattgacttgctcagagtcttagtgacaaaattcaaactcaattcttcctgacttcagaccactgcatcacctagctggtGCCTGCTTCCATGGCTCGCTTTTAGTCCTGGTGGGTATGTAGTtatatgttctaaggttcccttcAATCCTAGGATTCTAGGGTTCTAAGTTAGGGTAGCCTTTGCTGCCTACTATgattgtgactttgggcaaaatgcctaacttccctgggcttcagatTCCACATCTGGATTATGGTTTGTTTTTTAGAAGTAGAAGTGATGTTAATGATTTCCTTGTCTTGTCTCCTAatttttacagaggaaaagagagacgacccagagagatgaagtaatcTGATAAAGTTACCAAATGCTAGAATTAGGATTTCAACAAAGATCTTCCAGCCCCCAACCCAGGGCTGCCTCCAGCCCTCACTGTTCCTCGGAGGAGGAAAGCATTTCCCTCCTGGGTCCTAAAGACCCTTCAGTAAATCCCACCTCACTCCACACTGGCCTCTCAGCCACCCTTTTCACCATTCCCAGAGGTTTCGCTGACTGACCATTAGAAGCTCTGACCCTTTCCTCTGTCAGGTCACTAACAGAACAGAAATAATAGAAGAACCTTGTGGTTCTatgttctagggtcccttccagccctcatATTCTAGGATTCTAAGCTGGATTAGCTTACTTATTACAAACTACTTACTACAAGTTTGACTTTGAGCAAATGGCTTCAGTTGCTTAATCTTTTTCCTCATCCTCATTGCCTCATTGAGGCAGCTAGTTTTTGGTGTTCATTGAGTGATGGGTCTGCAGTTGGAAAAACACAATTTCAAgtttggcttcagatatttactaactatattaccctgcgaaagttgcttaacttctgtttgcctcaatttcctcaactgtaaaatggggtgggggtgggggtgagaagccataataatagcaataatttgcaaaaatcacttagcacagtgcctggcacatacataaTAGGAGCCATGTAAATGgttattttccttcccttcatctgtaaagtgaggaagttggctttttggagctcttttgccatttgggttagtctattctttaaggtgttattttcttcagttttttttgggtctcctttagcaagtcattgacttgtttttcatggttttctcgcatcactctcatttctcttcccaatttttcctctacttctctaacttgctcttccaaatcctttttgagctcttccgtggcctgagacctattcatgtttttcttggaggcttttgatgtaggctcttggactttgttgacttcttctggctgtatgttttggtttttgtcaccaaagaaagattccaaagtctgagtctgaatctgagtccgtttttgctgcctgttcatgttctcagccaacttacttgacccttgagctttttgtcagggtatgactgcttgtagagtagagagtactttgtccaaagcttgaggggctgcgctgctgttttcagagctatttctacacagcaagctctgccacaccagtgctcctcctcctccaagaaccactaacctggactgcgactcagatccaagcaggctctgcaatcctgctctgatccactgcttaattcctcccaccaggtgggcctggggctggaagcaactgcagctgtagctctggaagcagcctcagagctgcaccacctctgccatgaactcctttcattgccccagcagctttttcccactaacctgctctgttgtctttggcgtttgtgggttacaagtctggtaactgccatggctcactgattcagggcgctagggcctgtttctCCCGGTTCCCAGtttggttggtctgggtgcagcccacgctgggctctgtacCACTTGGCTCTGCTCCCGACTCCGTGCGATAggccttacccagagaccatccaggttgttctgggctggagccctgcttccctttgctattttgtgggttctacagttctagaatttgttcagagacatctttataggtttttggagggacctgggggagagctttaggcaagtccctgctttctagccaccatcttggatccaccctgaggaagttggattaaatggcctctgaggtttcttccagctctgtgttCACGATGCTGTGAGTAAATGCTACATGTAGCATTtcttcaacaagcacttattaggcacctactaatataccaggcactgtgctacatgctggggatacaaagacagaggacaaaatagtccttgccttcaaggttatattctattgggagagaatAACATATTCAGAGAAAATTTTATGTATCGATATCTATACAAAATCAGTACAAAGTAATAtccaggagggagggagtggggtcttcttgtagaaggtgggacctGAACTGAGTCTAAAGGGAGCCAGAGATTCCATGACTTAGTGGTAAAGGAGGAGTACGATCCAGGTATGGGGGTCAGCCTTTGCAGTCAGAGGCACAGACACAGAATACAGAATACCATATACAAGagacagcaaataggccagtttgctGTATGCAGGGGAGAAGTATATAATGAGCTTacaaaggtaggctggagccagatgcAGATGGTATAGGGCTTTCAGAATCAAATAgaatcaatttatattttattcaaaaggCAAGATGGAACTTCATGAACCAGGGAGCGATATGGTCAAATTTGTTCTTTAGGGTTATagatttggcagctaggtggaagaTTGATGGacgagaggagagactggagggcACAGAAGTCACTTAGACTGCAATAGCCAGTTTGagcaagagatgatgagagcctggAACCCGCTGGGATGGTAGTTGTATGAATGGGTAAAATTAGGGGGTATAGTGAGGGTTTGGAGGATGGAGCAGTCTTTGTGGGTCGGAGTATTCAGGAAAgccttcctgaagaaggtgggtcTTGAGGTCAGTAAGATTCAGATTGGGAGAGAAAAGTAGCAGCCTGAACAATGGTGGGAGAACCATCAATGAACATGTGATGTACAGGAGATAGTGAGGAGACTGCTTTGACTGGAACAGGATGGAGGGGAGCATGGGGAGAAGGAATTTCTGCTTGATGGTTCAAGCCTTGAATGCCATTCTCTTCTGTTTCCCACAGGACCAGAGCACAACAATCTATACTTCAAGGGCTGTAGTAACAGTTCCTGTGGAGAGTTTTTCAAGGGATTATGGGACAGGGCCCATAAAGAAATCCCCGGATCTCTCTTGGAAGTGAACTATGTCTGCTGTTCAACGGAACTGTGTAATGGGGCAGATGGGATCAGGGGCAGCCCCTTGGCCCTGATAGGGACACTTCTGCTCAGCCTTGGATCTGCCTTTCTCTGGGCCATGCTGTGAGGGCTTCAGTCACCTCCTTGTGGACCCTGCCTGGTGATTTCTCTTATGCCTCAGGAATAGAGCTTTCTCTCTGCACGTCCCCTCCCCTGCTTTTAGACCAATTGCAAACAGAATTTACCAGAATTTTGTCAGTCCTGATtgacacaaatacacatataaggACACATAGGAGACACACATCTACACAGACAGGTGCACAGAAACAAAAAGACATTTGCTGGTCCATGGAGTTATTGATGCCTCTGCCCTCCCTCATTTGTTACTGGTGGGAGCTACCCAAGAACTATTAAGGTATTGGAGATATGTGTGGAAGGTTCCTCAGAGACCTGTCTCTCCGGtaatctttcttttcttagtttcatttatgccttttatttttatattgcatCCTTTTCTAAGTATATCTATCCTACCCTCTGCTAGCCAGAAAGCCATCCCCTATACCAAAGGCTAAAAGAAACAAAGGTATTTCAGCAAAATCATCTAACACAATGAATGATGAAGTGTACCAGACTAGGGAATACTTTACACTCAGAGTTCCCTACCTCTCCAATGAAAGGAGGgagatgcattttctcatctcttctctgtgtCACAATTAAGCATATAATACagtgttttgtttcatttaaaaattatttctatgtaatattttttgttgtcattgtgtttatgttttttttgttGAGCTTTATTCCTCATCTATTCCtgtgtcttcccaggtttctcttgattccttttATTTGCTGTTTCCTATGGTTACTATtcctgggcagttaggtggcacagtggataaagtgctgggcctggagtcagaaagactcattttcctgagttcaaatctggcctcagacacttactagctgtgtgaccttaggcaagttacttagccctgtttgcctcaatttcctcatctgtaaaatgagctggagaaggaaatggcaaaccatccaatatctttgccaagaaaaccccatatagggtcatgaaaagtcagacatgattgaaataactgaataacaagaGTGCCATTCTTGAAATGATGAGTGCCCACTTGGTTTACTATATCCTTCTCCCAACACTCTCAAGCCTCTTCTTAGGAGGGAAAATGCCCCTGCAAAGGGGTATCATGATGGATGATGTGCTATCCCCAATTAAAGGATGTTCTGCCAATTGGTGGCAGTGTTTCCTTATACTCCCTACACCcagccttttctccttcctctgaccCAAACCTTTGGACTTCTTGTCCCCTTGGCTGGGAAAATAACCCAGAGGAAAGAAGCAAGAGGACTATGATTGTTAATTCCCAGCCCTACTCTCAAAATTGCCCTTTGATTCAGGAGAGCCCCCCTATGTTCAATATATTTTTGGTGGGAGAGAAGAATTGGATGAATCACTTGTTATGATGGAAAGAGCCCAGGATTTAGAGAGAGACTTGGGTGAGTTGAATCCTGGCTTCATTTCTTACCAATTGTGTGAAACTGGGAAAATTAATTCATCCTTctgatcctcagcttcctcatctgtagagcaCTATTGAGCTCACTGGGAGGTAAACTTTAAATCATTgtggaaatgtgaattattattattttcttgtagCTGCCGCCAGCTTCTTTCTGGcttaataagatcatagatttggaagagaccttagaagttatgGAAAAGCCATAGAGTCCagtccccttgttttacagataaggaaatgaaggatgaaaGAGACTTCCTCTAGGTCAGGAGATGTTAGAGggaggatgtgaactcaggttatCTTTACTCCAACTATAATTTTCTATTCACTGGGCCAGCTAGCTACCCTTCTGTAGGTGCCAGAAAAATTCTGTCCCAATATCAGAGAAACTCCCA from Trichosurus vulpecula isolate mTriVul1 chromosome 1, mTriVul1.pri, whole genome shotgun sequence includes:
- the LY6H gene encoding lymphocyte antigen 6H isoform X2, whose amino-acid sequence is MWVLLPVLLSTLLCAYPAHSLNCYNCTGVRKSSQCSSVQCAASATFCGSLEATDKQGPEHNNLYFKGCSNSSCGEFFKGLWDRAHKEIPGSLLEVNYVCCSTELCNGADGIRGSPLALIGTLLLSLGSAFLWAML
- the LY6H gene encoding lymphocyte antigen 6H isoform X1, with product MAKVNRLSCHRLRIARTMWVLLPVLLSTLLCAYPAHSLNCYNCTGVRKSSQCSSVQCAASATFCGSLEATDKQGPEHNNLYFKGCSNSSCGEFFKGLWDRAHKEIPGSLLEVNYVCCSTELCNGADGIRGSPLALIGTLLLSLGSAFLWAML